A part of Laspinema palackyanum D2c genomic DNA contains:
- a CDS encoding beta/gamma crystallin-related protein → MAKAKLYTDINYQGRTVDITSDITDLTTIEFNDKVSSVIVESGTFTLYSDVLFQGYSVTLSSKGGPSNDGKYPSYVFLGGLNDYFSSIRVNSVEPK, encoded by the coding sequence ATGGCAAAAGCAAAACTCTATACCGACATCAATTATCAAGGAAGAACAGTTGATATCACTTCCGACATAACCGACTTAACAACTATTGAATTTAATGACAAAGTGTCATCTGTCATAGTTGAAAGTGGCACATTTACGCTTTACAGTGACGTTCTTTTTCAGGGATATTCAGTCACTCTCAGTTCTAAGGGAGGACCATCAAACGATGGGAAATACCCCTCTTACGTATTCTTAGGAGGGTTGAACGACTATTTTTCATCTATTAGAGTCAACTCTGTTGAGCCTAAATAA
- a CDS encoding ABC transporter ATP-binding protein: MELIWFFKTLNKYIASYKGQFILLFICLIFDAAFDSVFRASLKFIIDAAIVPQNYSLLVLILSLLVVGAILYACIGLLGIFLGARLGILITNNIRYSLFEHLQSLSMEFFGRRSAGDIVNCLIADVQKVENGVITMGLTVVVLELSNFLFSLVFLLLLNWQLALLSLIGLTLCTIAPAKIASLATEVGYKLLQKEGQIASVVEENILSQTVVKIFGLENQLSKDFSNALNDLKQVYVRATFLSYLVQKVPMIGFVLTQLIVLSIGAVMTYQDIISVGTLASFQVLMLGLNLNILGLTSSLPAFIDGVAGLQRISDILSETPAVQDAADAIDLPHFYREINFDNVSFSYSQDRGGVKNLSLKIRQGEFAVFVGQSGAGKSTIVNLLTRFYDPDKGRILFDGVDLRQATIRSLRSQIGLVSQDVILFNCSVRENIRMGYLEATDEQVEAAAKDAEIHQFILSLPQGYDTLVGDRGGQLSGGQRQRIALARALVRNPAILILDEATSALDPATEAKILTTIERISKERTVIFITHRIANALRADVSYVMENGSLVVSD, translated from the coding sequence ATGGAACTGATTTGGTTCTTTAAAACCCTAAACAAATACATTGCCTCCTACAAAGGGCAATTCATTTTACTGTTTATCTGTCTAATATTCGATGCCGCCTTTGATTCAGTCTTCCGAGCCAGCTTAAAATTTATCATCGATGCCGCCATCGTTCCCCAAAACTATAGTCTTCTGGTTCTAATCCTATCCTTGCTAGTCGTCGGAGCAATTCTATATGCCTGCATCGGTTTGCTAGGAATTTTCCTAGGAGCGCGTTTGGGCATTTTAATCACCAACAATATCCGATACTCTCTATTCGAGCATCTCCAAAGCCTTTCAATGGAGTTTTTTGGGCGACGTTCAGCCGGGGATATTGTCAATTGTCTCATCGCCGATGTCCAAAAGGTGGAAAATGGTGTAATTACAATGGGACTGACAGTTGTTGTTTTAGAACTGTCTAACTTCCTATTTTCTCTGGTTTTCCTCTTATTACTCAACTGGCAATTAGCCCTGCTCAGTTTAATCGGTTTAACCCTCTGCACCATTGCCCCAGCAAAAATTGCCAGTCTTGCCACCGAAGTTGGCTATAAGTTGCTGCAAAAAGAAGGACAGATTGCCAGCGTCGTCGAAGAGAATATCCTCTCGCAAACCGTTGTCAAGATATTCGGGCTGGAAAACCAACTGAGTAAAGATTTTTCCAACGCATTGAATGACTTAAAACAGGTTTATGTCCGCGCAACCTTTCTATCCTACTTAGTGCAGAAAGTTCCCATGATTGGTTTTGTCCTGACGCAGCTTATCGTTTTAAGTATCGGTGCGGTCATGACATACCAGGATATCATTTCCGTAGGCACCCTTGCCTCCTTTCAAGTTTTAATGCTAGGATTGAATCTCAATATCCTTGGTTTAACTTCGTCACTGCCTGCATTTATCGATGGAGTAGCAGGGCTGCAACGCATCAGCGATATTTTATCAGAAACTCCGGCGGTTCAGGATGCAGCCGATGCGATTGATTTACCTCACTTTTACCGGGAGATTAACTTTGACAATGTTAGCTTTAGCTACTCCCAAGATAGAGGAGGAGTTAAAAATCTATCCCTGAAAATTCGCCAAGGAGAGTTCGCTGTATTTGTAGGTCAAAGTGGAGCAGGCAAAAGTACAATTGTCAACTTGCTGACGCGATTTTACGATCCAGATAAAGGACGCATTCTGTTTGATGGAGTTGATTTACGTCAGGCAACAATACGCTCCCTCCGTTCTCAAATCGGACTGGTTTCTCAGGATGTTATTCTCTTTAATTGCTCAGTGCGAGAAAACATCCGCATGGGCTATCTAGAAGCCACTGACGAACAAGTGGAAGCCGCAGCTAAAGACGCCGAGATTCACCAATTTATTTTGTCCTTACCCCAAGGCTACGATACACTGGTTGGTGACAGGGGCGGACAGTTATCAGGAGGACAACGGCAAAGAATCGCTTTAGCTAGGGCCTTGGTGAGAAATCCAGCCATTCTGATTCTCGATGAAGCCACATCCGCCCTCGACCCTGCCACCGAAGCCAAAATCCTCACCACTATCGAGCGCATTAGTAAAGAACGCACCGTGATTTTCATCACCCACCGCATAGCTAATGCATTGCGTGCGGATGTCAGTTACGTGATGGAAAACGGCAGCTTGGTCGTGAGTGATTGA
- a CDS encoding class I SAM-dependent methyltransferase translates to MTDTNDYKWLIPSSHNLGSKSIEEEKALWDKSHEDYTNTAFSLTQDPKICKTLIRPEHCPGYDIPNSPDIKVLIPGCGSEIYLQKTLLELCPKIGQVYCTDFSKTALEKSQADWEKTEGDSRLNNQQIVFEEVDSTRITEQKPEWNEKFDYVLLANSVVSSEDKTNRAMIREFGKVLKPGGKIYGYFPTTLCFLEIAYFSRKHAHCVTEGFIDVYGNKVWDAEWQEAQIYYTPLRLNRIFKEAGLKKLSLEMQFLDYEPFVSLFKEMIEHDDPDIFLWHLLVRYEK, encoded by the coding sequence ATGACCGACACAAATGATTACAAATGGCTAATTCCCTCTTCTCATAACCTAGGCTCGAAATCTATTGAAGAAGAGAAAGCTCTCTGGGATAAAAGTCACGAAGATTATACCAACACCGCTTTCAGCCTCACCCAAGACCCCAAAATCTGCAAAACTTTAATCCGTCCAGAGCATTGTCCCGGCTATGATATTCCCAACTCGCCTGATATCAAAGTCCTAATTCCCGGTTGTGGCTCGGAAATTTATCTTCAGAAGACATTATTAGAACTTTGCCCTAAAATTGGACAAGTCTACTGTACCGATTTTTCCAAAACAGCCCTTGAAAAATCACAAGCCGATTGGGAAAAAACAGAGGGAGATTCTCGACTCAATAATCAACAAATCGTATTTGAGGAAGTAGACTCCACGCGAATCACTGAACAAAAACCGGAGTGGAATGAGAAATTTGATTACGTCCTCCTCGCAAATTCTGTAGTTTCCAGCGAGGATAAAACAAACCGCGCGATGATTCGGGAATTTGGTAAAGTTCTTAAACCCGGTGGCAAGATATACGGATATTTCCCAACCACCTTATGCTTCTTAGAAATTGCCTATTTTAGTCGCAAACACGCTCACTGCGTTACCGAGGGATTTATCGATGTCTACGGCAATAAAGTTTGGGACGCTGAGTGGCAAGAGGCCCAGATTTATTACACTCCCTTGCGGTTAAATCGCATCTTTAAAGAAGCAGGATTAAAAAAACTCAGTTTGGAGATGCAGTTTTTAGACTATGAGCCTTTTGTGTCCCTGTTTAAAGAGATGATAGAGCATGACGATCCGGATATTTTTCTCTGGCATCTTCTAGTCCGTTATGAAAAATAG
- a CDS encoding Uma2 family endonuclease: MTALTLNLDTVHLSDEQFYEICQNNRELKFERTAKGKLIIMSPVGGDSGNREADLIIDLGIWNRQTALGYTFSSSTVFKLPNGGDRSPDAAWIRRERWEALTPEQRRKFPPIAPDFAIELRSATDNLEMLQEKMGEYMDAGVQLAWLINPQQQQVEIYRPGQEIEVRDLPTELSGEEILPGFNLSLSRYL; encoded by the coding sequence ATGACTGCTTTGACATTAAATTTAGATACCGTTCACCTCAGTGACGAACAGTTCTACGAGATTTGTCAAAATAACCGCGAGTTAAAATTTGAACGCACAGCTAAAGGCAAATTAATTATTATGTCACCTGTTGGCGGCGATAGCGGCAATCGAGAAGCTGACTTAATTATTGATTTAGGCATCTGGAATCGACAAACTGCTCTCGGTTATACCTTCAGTTCGTCTACGGTGTTTAAGTTACCCAATGGTGGAGACCGATCCCCTGATGCTGCTTGGATTCGCCGGGAACGGTGGGAGGCTCTGACGCCAGAACAACGACGCAAATTTCCGCCGATTGCCCCCGATTTTGCGATCGAGTTAAGGTCAGCCACCGATAATTTAGAAATGTTGCAGGAGAAAATGGGCGAATATATGGATGCAGGAGTGCAATTGGCATGGTTGATAAACCCCCAACAGCAACAAGTGGAAATTTATCGACCGGGACAAGAGATAGAAGTGCGCGATTTACCCACCGAGTTATCAGGGGAAGAAATTCTGCCCGGATTTAACTTAAGTTTATCCCGGTATTTGTAG
- a CDS encoding Uma2 family endonuclease produces the protein MPQSNPNPQFVTFDEFIAGYPENSEHRYKLHNGVIVEMPKPKGKYSEIGGFLTYQLNVAIETQGLNCFVPRECVVKPLRDESGYEPDVIILDRLSLRDEPRWEAESIVTMGSSIRLIVEVVSTNWRYDYCLKSANYEEMGIPEYWIVDYLGLGGRRFIGNPKQPTISIYQLVDGEYQVSQFRGNNRLESPGFPQLNLTAESVFRAGG, from the coding sequence ATGCCACAATCCAACCCAAACCCCCAATTCGTAACCTTTGATGAGTTTATCGCGGGGTATCCAGAAAACTCAGAACACCGCTATAAATTGCACAATGGAGTCATTGTTGAGATGCCTAAACCCAAGGGGAAGTATTCAGAAATTGGTGGATTTTTAACCTATCAACTCAATGTTGCGATTGAGACTCAAGGTTTAAACTGCTTTGTCCCCCGCGAATGTGTGGTTAAACCGTTGCGGGACGAGTCTGGATACGAACCAGATGTTATTATCCTCGATCGCCTGTCTCTGAGGGACGAACCGCGTTGGGAGGCAGAATCAATCGTGACAATGGGTTCCTCGATACGTCTGATTGTTGAAGTGGTGAGTACCAATTGGCGCTACGACTATTGTCTCAAATCTGCCAATTATGAAGAAATGGGAATTCCAGAATACTGGATTGTGGACTATCTCGGTTTAGGAGGCAGGCGCTTTATTGGCAATCCCAAACAACCAACTATTTCTATTTACCAACTGGTTGATGGGGAATATCAAGTGAGCCAATTTCGCGGAAATAACCGGCTTGAATCGCCCGGGTTTCCGCAACTCAATTTAACTGCTGAGTCGGTTTTTCGTGCTGGCGGTTAA
- a CDS encoding putative toxin-antitoxin system toxin component, PIN family: MLKVVIDTSVFIAALLRPTSNSSPRQVLRLWREGRFSLVMAPPLLQELVSRLMRRGVDPADIEDLLVDIRAIALHIPGAYQATRLDEIDPDDNKFLAAAYEAKADYLVSVDNHSLSLKYYQGTQIVTPALFVRFVK, encoded by the coding sequence ATGCTTAAAGTTGTGATTGATACTTCTGTATTTATTGCCGCGCTCCTTCGTCCAACAAGTAACAGTAGTCCCCGCCAAGTTTTAAGATTGTGGCGTGAGGGAAGGTTTAGTTTAGTCATGGCTCCACCTTTGCTTCAGGAGCTAGTCAGTCGGCTGATGAGGCGGGGAGTCGATCCAGCCGATATTGAAGATTTACTGGTCGATATCAGAGCGATCGCCTTGCATATTCCCGGTGCATATCAAGCCACGCGCCTTGATGAAATTGACCCCGATGATAATAAGTTTTTGGCAGCCGCTTATGAGGCAAAAGCGGATTATTTAGTTTCAGTGGATAACCATTCGCTCTCTTTAAAATACTATCAAGGCACTCAAATCGTGACTCCAGCTTTGTTTGTGCGATTTGTGAAATAG
- a CDS encoding helix-turn-helix domain-containing protein: MKVKTQLAQLKANYGDISNREISELTGIDEQQLKELETGEARAIEFDTLAQLCDFFQCTPNDLFVLDWEEVERDTTPPSAEELSKASEIINRAFARSEAMPPRPSEEIWKSFEATVERIASQREQSEPSVKGTNFDA; encoded by the coding sequence ATGAAAGTTAAAACTCAACTGGCTCAATTAAAGGCAAATTACGGCGATATCAGCAACCGGGAAATTTCCGAACTGACGGGAATTGATGAACAACAGCTTAAAGAATTAGAAACCGGGGAAGCAAGGGCTATAGAATTTGATACTTTGGCTCAACTTTGCGATTTTTTTCAATGTACTCCCAACGATTTATTCGTCTTAGACTGGGAGGAAGTGGAGAGAGATACCACTCCTCCCAGTGCAGAAGAACTTAGCAAAGCTTCTGAGATAATTAACAGAGCATTTGCCCGTTCTGAAGCTATGCCACCCCGTCCATCTGAAGAAATCTGGAAAAGTTTTGAAGCTACTGTCGAGCGGATTGCATCCCAGCGGGAGCAGTCAGAACCCTCTGTAAAGGGGACGAATTTTGATGCTTAA
- a CDS encoding type II toxin-antitoxin system VapC family toxin has product MSFLIDTNILLRSADPLHAMHSDAINATTSLRSQGHQLCIIPQNLIEFWNVYTRPAEKNVLGHTPAEAAAEVNRLKGLFLLLPDRLTIYSEWERLVLTYGVRGVNVHDARLVAAMVVHGLTHILTFNTKDFARYGEVTAVHPMDRRSPPCE; this is encoded by the coding sequence ATGTCATTTTTGATTGATACTAATATTTTATTGCGGAGTGCCGACCCTCTCCATGCCATGCACAGCGATGCCATCAATGCAACAACAAGTTTACGCAGTCAAGGGCATCAGCTTTGTATCATTCCCCAAAATTTAATCGAGTTTTGGAATGTTTACACCCGCCCTGCGGAGAAGAATGTGTTAGGGCATACTCCAGCGGAAGCCGCCGCCGAAGTGAATCGGTTAAAAGGGCTTTTTTTGCTGTTACCCGATAGGTTAACCATTTATTCTGAGTGGGAACGGTTGGTGCTGACTTATGGGGTGAGGGGTGTTAATGTCCATGATGCGCGGTTGGTGGCGGCGATGGTGGTGCATGGATTGACTCATATTCTGACGTTTAATACCAAGGATTTTGCCCGGTATGGGGAAGTGACGGCAGTGCATCCGATGGATAGGCGATCGCCCCCTTGCGAGTAG
- a CDS encoding type II toxin-antitoxin system VapC family toxin, producing the protein MKIESALRGVSQIYLDTAPVIYYVQGVTPFFPVVDALFQEIERGKLRAISSPVTLAECMVLPLRLGDSALQQNFLDLLTNTQGITLTNIDVEVGRLAADMEARYRLKLPDALQIATALVAGCEAFLTNDVQLRRVTEVKIIVVGELEV; encoded by the coding sequence ATGAAGATTGAATCGGCGCTCAGGGGGGTATCCCAAATTTATCTCGATACGGCCCCGGTGATTTATTATGTGCAGGGGGTAACTCCGTTCTTTCCTGTAGTAGATGCCTTATTTCAAGAAATTGAAAGGGGTAAGTTGCGGGCAATATCCTCTCCCGTGACTTTAGCAGAATGTATGGTTTTACCACTCCGACTGGGTGACAGCGCTTTACAGCAAAATTTTTTAGATTTGCTCACGAATACCCAAGGGATAACCTTGACTAATATTGATGTGGAAGTTGGGCGACTTGCAGCAGATATGGAGGCACGATACCGATTGAAATTACCAGATGCTTTGCAAATTGCGACTGCTTTAGTAGCTGGCTGTGAGGCGTTTTTAACCAATGATGTGCAACTGAGGCGGGTAACCGAAGTTAAAATTATTGTTGTTGGGGAATTAGAAGTTTAA
- the psb34 gene encoding photosystem II assembly protein Psb34: MYTSTDEKGILNNFATEPKLYHADYPTPEEQKRYIAYGVASALLVALRIFTAVAIS; the protein is encoded by the coding sequence ATGTACACCAGCACTGACGAAAAGGGAATCCTGAACAACTTTGCCACCGAACCCAAGCTGTATCACGCTGATTATCCGACTCCTGAAGAGCAAAAGCGTTACATTGCTTACGGTGTGGCCTCAGCATTACTTGTGGCCTTGAGGATTTTTACCGCTGTCGCCATCAGCTAA
- the psb34 gene encoding photosystem II assembly protein Psb34, which produces MYTSTDENGILNNFATEPKLYHAEYPSPEQQKRYIAYGAASALLVALTIFTAVAIS; this is translated from the coding sequence ATGTACACCAGCACTGACGAAAACGGAATTCTGAACAACTTTGCCACCGAACCCAAGCTGTATCACGCTGAGTATCCGTCTCCTGAACAGCAAAAGCGCTACATTGCTTACGGTGCGGCATCTGCGTTACTTGTGGCCCTGACGATTTTTACCGCAGTTGCCATTAGCTAA
- a CDS encoding histidine triad nucleotide-binding protein, translating into MATSGTYNKPPFMTETIFSKIIRREIPADIVYEDNLCLAFRDVNPQAPVHVLVIPKEPVAKLSDAESNHHALMGHLLLTVKRVAEQLDLKNGYRVVINCGDDGGQTVNHLHLHILGGRSLGWPPG; encoded by the coding sequence ATGGCAACTAGCGGCACTTACAACAAACCACCCTTTATGACTGAGACCATTTTTAGTAAAATCATCCGTCGGGAAATTCCGGCTGATATCGTTTATGAGGATAACTTGTGCCTCGCCTTCCGAGATGTGAATCCTCAAGCGCCGGTTCATGTTTTGGTGATTCCCAAGGAACCCGTCGCCAAATTATCTGATGCAGAGTCCAACCATCATGCCTTGATGGGTCATTTGCTCTTAACTGTTAAGCGCGTCGCCGAACAACTCGACCTCAAAAATGGCTATCGAGTGGTGATTAATTGCGGGGACGATGGGGGACAAACGGTGAATCATTTACACCTGCATATTCTCGGGGGACGGTCCCTTGGTTGGCCTCCTGGATGA
- a CDS encoding methyl-accepting chemotaxis protein, translating to MFKDLKLRGRIFLGFSIPVFLIMVFSGLVYSVMSEISEKFNEVSRAQRILSYTDEMVLSTAMMARQVRGYLLIQSEEALLEFQNQKERYDTAARIVEPLIHEPEQQEIYRTMILAGQEYYQMSLRTLELKNGNRHDEAVNLYLRESKTLVGRLDNLGGIFNDNEQKILDDYTAQAQESIRFLIGAAMVTTLLSLFLGTVAASLIWSTIAKTNQTINETVNAIVTSSSEISATVEQQERSASYQASSANQTTSTMHQLGVSSAQTVQQAESAAENARQILGLAESSVVGARDVLSLAESSAQGSRQVLTLAEGGNKTVGRTLEGMSILKEKVAAIAEQILRLSEQTNQIGSITNLVSDLANQTNMLSLNAAVEAVRAGEHGKGFGVVASEIRKLADQSKKSAEKINQLVFAIQSAINSTVMVTDEGRKTAETGIELSRDTADAFIKVTEAIEEIVLKSSEGVVQAINDVVLQNQQNSLTAVNEVVVNNQQISLTAKQQAIAIQEVVEAMNNLNQGAVQTASGITQTKVGIQKLNEAAHSLKTIV from the coding sequence ATGTTCAAAGATTTAAAGTTAAGAGGCCGCATTTTTTTAGGCTTTTCAATTCCGGTCTTCTTAATTATGGTATTTAGTGGGTTGGTGTATTCCGTAATGAGTGAAATATCGGAAAAATTTAATGAGGTGAGTAGAGCGCAAAGAATTTTATCTTACACCGATGAAATGGTGTTGAGCACTGCGATGATGGCGCGGCAAGTTCGCGGATATTTACTAATACAGAGCGAAGAGGCTTTATTAGAATTTCAGAACCAAAAAGAACGGTATGATACTGCCGCTAGGATAGTAGAACCTCTAATCCACGAGCCGGAACAACAAGAAATTTATAGAACCATGATTCTGGCTGGTCAAGAGTATTATCAGATGTCTCTGAGAACCCTAGAATTAAAAAATGGAAATAGACATGATGAAGCCGTCAATCTCTACTTGCGAGAGTCCAAAACACTGGTGGGAAGGCTGGATAACCTAGGGGGAATTTTTAATGATAATGAGCAGAAGATCCTGGATGACTATACAGCCCAAGCCCAGGAGAGTATCCGATTTTTAATTGGGGCGGCAATGGTCACTACCTTATTATCTTTGTTCTTAGGGACTGTGGCTGCTTCTTTGATTTGGTCAACGATCGCCAAAACCAATCAAACCATTAATGAAACGGTTAATGCGATCGTCACCTCTTCCAGCGAAATCTCTGCCACAGTGGAACAACAAGAACGCAGTGCCAGCTATCAAGCTTCTTCTGCCAATCAAACAACGAGCACCATGCATCAACTGGGGGTCTCTTCAGCGCAAACCGTACAACAAGCTGAGTCTGCTGCGGAAAATGCCCGTCAAATCTTAGGATTAGCAGAATCATCCGTGGTGGGTGCGCGAGATGTCTTATCCTTAGCCGAGTCTTCAGCCCAGGGGTCCCGTCAGGTCCTCACCTTAGCCGAAGGTGGGAACAAAACCGTGGGTCGGACTTTAGAGGGAATGTCTATTTTAAAAGAAAAAGTCGCGGCGATCGCCGAGCAAATCTTGCGGTTGAGTGAACAAACTAATCAAATTGGCTCGATTACGAATCTCGTCAGTGATTTGGCTAATCAAACTAATATGCTCTCTCTCAATGCGGCAGTAGAAGCAGTCCGCGCGGGAGAACATGGCAAAGGATTTGGCGTGGTTGCCAGTGAAATTAGAAAGCTGGCAGACCAAAGTAAAAAATCTGCTGAGAAGATTAATCAGTTGGTATTTGCGATTCAGAGTGCGATTAATTCTACGGTGATGGTAACCGATGAAGGGCGCAAAACTGCCGAAACCGGCATCGAATTGTCCCGAGATACAGCAGATGCTTTTATTAAGGTCACCGAGGCGATCGAGGAAATTGTTTTAAAATCCTCGGAAGGGGTGGTCCAAGCGATTAATGACGTGGTGTTACAAAATCAACAAAATTCCCTAACAGCGGTCAATGAGGTGGTGGTCAACAATCAACAAATTTCTTTAACCGCTAAACAGCAGGCGATCGCCATTCAAGAGGTGGTTGAAGCGATGAATAATCTCAACCAAGGTGCCGTCCAAACCGCCAGCGGCATCACCCAAACCAAAGTCGGGATTCAAAAGCTCAATGAAGCGGCCCATAGTCTCAAAACCATTGTTTAG
- a CDS encoding methyl-accepting chemotaxis protein, translating into MFANLKLRNQMVLGYGIPIAIAITGFMIVTYESAQKVSRSFENVELIQARLITLNDITNTALGIVREARGYLVNGNLEYLNRYYSAVSDFDNLVEQAKELYVLPEDREVIQEMIDLTRDYIKFYNEVRNLYDAGKKEEAITLWSTAKGTQLVTRFKELTEEFEAQQKTLLLSENEESTRTLQALVMWITLGCLLLVGIAVGVALIISSSIARVIRQETNAIASASTQIASTVEQHERTLSQQATSVNETSATMTELGSSSTLTAEQAQFSENNANQVLQLAESSVQGAQDVLTLADRGIQAVERTQEGMSVLTDKVEAIALQILRLSEQTNQISNITSLVSDLAGQTNMLALNAAVEAVRAGENGKGFSVIATEIRKLADQSKTSAQKISTLIVNIESAIASTVTVTEDGKRKAQESITLSRETAEAFSKVTEAINEVILTNQQASLNAINDVVLNSRQISLTTKQQAVAINQVVTAMNDLNQGAVETVNGINQTKIGIHKLNETAQNLNALV; encoded by the coding sequence ATGTTTGCTAATTTAAAGCTCCGAAATCAGATGGTATTGGGATATGGCATCCCCATCGCGATCGCCATTACCGGATTTATGATCGTTACTTATGAATCTGCTCAAAAAGTCAGTCGTTCTTTTGAAAATGTTGAATTGATTCAAGCCCGACTCATCACCTTAAATGATATCACCAATACCGCGTTAGGTATCGTGAGAGAGGCCCGGGGGTATCTCGTGAATGGGAATTTAGAATATCTCAACCGATATTATAGCGCAGTCAGCGACTTTGATAACCTCGTGGAGCAAGCAAAAGAACTGTATGTGCTTCCCGAAGATCGAGAAGTGATTCAGGAGATGATTGACCTAACTAGAGACTACATCAAGTTCTACAACGAGGTAAGAAACCTTTATGATGCCGGGAAAAAGGAGGAGGCGATCACCCTATGGTCCACGGCAAAAGGCACACAATTAGTGACTCGATTTAAAGAACTTACGGAGGAGTTTGAAGCCCAGCAAAAAACCTTGTTGTTATCAGAAAATGAGGAGTCCACCCGAACTTTACAAGCCCTAGTGATGTGGATCACCCTAGGCTGTTTATTATTAGTGGGCATTGCGGTGGGAGTGGCCCTGATTATTTCCTCCAGCATTGCCCGAGTTATCCGCCAAGAAACCAATGCGATCGCCTCCGCATCGACCCAAATTGCCTCCACCGTTGAGCAACATGAACGCACCCTCTCTCAACAAGCCACCTCAGTCAACGAAACCAGTGCCACAATGACCGAATTAGGCTCCTCCTCCACCCTCACCGCCGAACAAGCCCAATTCTCCGAAAACAACGCCAATCAAGTCTTGCAGCTTGCAGAATCTTCAGTGCAAGGCGCTCAAGACGTCTTAACCCTCGCCGATCGCGGCATCCAAGCCGTGGAGCGCACTCAAGAAGGAATGTCAGTTTTAACGGACAAAGTAGAAGCCATTGCCCTCCAAATTCTCCGTTTGAGTGAGCAAACCAACCAAATTAGTAACATTACCAGTCTCGTCAGTGACCTCGCTGGACAAACCAATATGTTGGCCCTCAATGCCGCAGTAGAAGCCGTTCGCGCCGGAGAAAATGGCAAGGGATTTAGCGTGATTGCCACAGAAATTCGCAAACTGGCCGACCAAAGTAAAACCTCCGCCCAGAAAATTAGTACCCTGATCGTTAATATAGAATCCGCCATTGCTTCAACGGTTACCGTCACGGAAGATGGCAAAAGAAAAGCCCAGGAAAGTATCACCCTCTCTCGGGAAACTGCCGAAGCCTTTTCCAAAGTCACCGAAGCGATTAATGAGGTGATTTTGACCAATCAACAAGCCTCCCTGAATGCCATTAATGATGTCGTTCTCAACTCTCGGCAAATTTCCCTGACCACCAAACAGCAAGCGGTCGCCATTAACCAGGTGGTCACCGCCATGAACGACCTCAACCAAGGTGCCGTAGAAACCGTCAACGGCATTAACCAAACCAAAATCGGCATTCATAAATTAAATGAAACAGCCCAAAATTTGAATGCCTTGGTCTAA